From the Pseudomonas putida genome, one window contains:
- a CDS encoding agmatine deiminase family protein, translating to MHLSLDSGWRMPAEWARHAATWMVWPHNQALWESGWRVSLADVQRDYARVAAAIARFEPVKMVVDPSALQSARALCGANIELIELAVDDSWCRDSGPSFVCHPQHGLAGLSWRFNAWGGKSQHSQDRSLGRRILDQLGLDGFSTFLCNEGGAIHVDGEGTLITTESVLLNPNRNPGIGKAEFETCFARYLGISKTIWLPGDPQYVTGDMTDGHVDGVCAFARPGVLLVDATHDHGSVYAEVVRENRRALELATDAQGRHFELLDLYEASAAVDQDAEVFCASYTNFYIANGAIIMPAYGIAADQDAAEQLAHAFPGREIVPVRIDAIAHGGGGIHCITQQQPEVQP from the coding sequence ATGCACCTGTCCCTCGACAGCGGCTGGCGTATGCCTGCCGAATGGGCCCGCCACGCGGCGACCTGGATGGTCTGGCCACACAATCAGGCGCTGTGGGAAAGCGGTTGGCGCGTCAGTCTGGCCGATGTGCAGCGCGACTATGCCCGTGTAGCGGCAGCCATTGCCCGCTTCGAGCCGGTGAAGATGGTCGTCGACCCTTCCGCCCTGCAAAGCGCCCGTGCCCTGTGCGGCGCCAACATCGAACTGATCGAACTGGCCGTGGACGACAGCTGGTGCCGTGACAGCGGCCCGAGCTTCGTCTGCCACCCGCAGCATGGCCTGGCCGGGCTGAGCTGGCGCTTCAATGCCTGGGGCGGTAAATCGCAACACAGCCAGGACCGCAGCCTCGGCCGTCGTATCCTCGACCAGCTGGGCCTGGACGGTTTCAGCACCTTCCTGTGCAACGAAGGCGGCGCGATTCATGTCGACGGTGAAGGTACGCTGATCACCACCGAATCGGTGCTGCTCAACCCCAACCGCAACCCCGGTATCGGCAAGGCTGAGTTCGAAACCTGCTTCGCCCGCTACCTGGGCATCAGCAAGACCATCTGGCTGCCCGGCGACCCGCAGTACGTCACCGGCGACATGACCGACGGCCACGTCGATGGCGTGTGTGCCTTCGCCCGCCCAGGCGTGCTGCTGGTCGATGCCACCCACGATCACGGCTCGGTCTACGCCGAAGTGGTCCGCGAAAACCGTCGCGCCCTGGAACTCGCCACCGATGCTCAGGGCCGCCATTTCGAACTGCTCGACCTCTATGAAGCCAGCGCCGCAGTCGACCAGGACGCCGAAGTGTTCTGTGCGTCCTACACCAACTTCTACATCGCCAACGGCGCGATCATCATGCCGGCCTATGGCATCGCTGCCGACCAGGACGCCGCCGAGCAACTCGCCCACGCCTTCCCGGGCCGCGAAATCGTGCCGGTGCGTATCGATGCCATCGCCCACGGCGGCGGCGGCATCCATTGCATCACCCAGCAGCAGCCGGAGGTGCAGCCATGA
- a CDS encoding LysR substrate-binding domain-containing protein: MLKHWPPLNALRGFEAAARLGSFHKAAEALNLTQSAISQQIRSLETYLEQPLFYRSGRSVSLTDAGHDLLSTTQSMLQHLAVGIRRLDQYRKPNQLVVNTSPAFARHWLLPRLADFHQRCPQVDLWLFTSFEVPDMASETIDLAIRDDLSAQAECSFTVLHHDQLYPACHPSLLQTPAQQRTTLHGEREMDWSHWQLEGGEDVGQQGKGLNFSDPGLLLDAASEGLGVALVSQLLAQRAVGEGYLQALSAQRVRGPAWACLVHRDSQDDPLARQFLGWLRGELQV; encoded by the coding sequence ATGCTCAAACACTGGCCACCGCTCAATGCCCTCAGAGGCTTCGAAGCCGCCGCACGGCTTGGCAGCTTCCACAAGGCCGCCGAAGCCCTGAACCTCACCCAGTCGGCAATCAGTCAGCAGATCCGCAGCCTGGAAACCTACTTGGAGCAGCCACTGTTCTACCGCAGCGGTCGCAGTGTCAGCCTGACCGATGCCGGGCATGACCTGCTCAGCACCACCCAGTCCATGCTGCAGCACCTGGCCGTGGGCATCCGCCGCCTGGACCAGTACCGCAAGCCGAATCAACTGGTGGTCAATACCAGCCCGGCCTTCGCCCGGCACTGGTTGCTACCGCGCCTGGCCGATTTCCATCAGCGCTGCCCGCAGGTCGACTTGTGGTTGTTCACCAGCTTCGAGGTGCCGGACATGGCCAGCGAAACCATCGACCTGGCCATTCGCGACGATCTCAGTGCCCAGGCTGAGTGCAGCTTTACCGTGCTGCACCACGACCAGCTGTATCCCGCCTGCCACCCCTCGTTGCTGCAAACGCCTGCGCAGCAGCGCACCACCCTGCATGGCGAGCGCGAAATGGACTGGAGCCATTGGCAACTGGAAGGTGGCGAGGACGTGGGGCAGCAGGGCAAGGGGCTGAACTTCTCCGACCCCGGGCTGCTGCTGGATGCCGCGAGCGAAGGGCTGGGCGTTGCCCTGGTCAGCCAGTTGCTGGCGCAGCGGGCGGTGGGCGAGGGGTACCTGCAGGCGCTTTCTGCGCAGCGGGTGCGCGGGCCGGCCTGGGCCTGCCTGGTGCACCGGGATAGCCAGGATGATCCGCTGGCCCGGCAGTTTCTGGGTTGGCTGCGCGGTGAGTTGCAGGTATGA
- the fabV gene encoding enoyl-ACP reductase FabV: MAIIHPKVRGFICTTTHPKGCELNVRDQIEATRKLGVREDGPKKVLVIGASSGYGLAARITAAFGFKADTLGVFFEKPGTETKAGTAGWYNAAAFDKFAKAEGLYSKSINGDAFSDEARAKVIELIKNEMGGQVDLVIYSLASPVRKLPQTGEVIRSALKPIGQPYKSTAIDTNKDTIIEASIEPATEQEIADTVTVMGGQDWELWIDALNAAGVLAPQARTVAFSYIGTEITWPIYWHGALGKAKQDLDDTAERLGSKVGGGANVAVLKSVVTQASSAIPVMPLYLSMVFKIMQEKGVHEGTQDQLDRMFRDRMYRADGAPAALDEKGRLRLDDWELRDDVQDACKAMWPQVTTENLFELTDYAGYKKQFLNLFGFERADVNYDEDVATDVKFDCIEL; the protein is encoded by the coding sequence TTGGCCATCATTCATCCTAAGGTTCGCGGTTTCATCTGCACCACGACTCACCCGAAGGGCTGCGAGCTCAACGTCCGTGACCAGATCGAAGCCACCCGCAAGCTGGGCGTGCGCGAGGATGGCCCGAAGAAGGTCCTGGTCATCGGTGCTTCCAGCGGCTACGGCCTGGCAGCCCGCATCACTGCGGCCTTCGGCTTCAAGGCCGACACCCTGGGCGTGTTCTTCGAAAAGCCAGGTACCGAGACCAAGGCCGGTACCGCCGGCTGGTACAACGCTGCCGCTTTCGACAAGTTCGCCAAGGCCGAGGGCCTGTACAGCAAGTCGATCAATGGTGACGCTTTCTCCGACGAAGCCCGTGCCAAGGTCATCGAGCTGATCAAGAACGAAATGGGTGGCCAGGTCGACCTGGTCATCTACTCGCTGGCGTCCCCTGTGCGCAAGCTGCCACAGACCGGTGAAGTGATCCGTTCCGCGCTGAAGCCGATCGGCCAGCCGTACAAGTCGACCGCCATCGACACCAATAAGGACACCATCATCGAGGCCAGCATCGAGCCGGCCACCGAGCAGGAAATCGCCGACACCGTCACCGTCATGGGCGGCCAGGACTGGGAACTGTGGATTGATGCCCTGAACGCCGCTGGCGTGCTCGCCCCACAGGCCCGCACTGTAGCGTTCAGCTATATCGGCACCGAAATCACCTGGCCGATCTACTGGCACGGCGCCCTGGGCAAGGCCAAGCAGGACCTCGACGACACCGCAGAGCGCCTCGGCAGTAAGGTCGGTGGCGGCGCCAACGTGGCCGTGCTCAAGTCGGTAGTCACTCAGGCCAGCTCTGCTATTCCGGTAATGCCGCTGTACCTGTCGATGGTCTTCAAGATCATGCAGGAGAAGGGTGTTCACGAAGGCACCCAGGACCAGCTGGACCGCATGTTCCGTGACCGCATGTACCGTGCCGACGGTGCCCCGGCAGCGTTGGACGAGAAAGGCCGCCTGCGCCTGGACGACTGGGAGCTGCGCGACGACGTACAGGACGCGTGCAAGGCCATGTGGCCACAAGTGACCACCGAGAACCTGTTCGAGCTGACCGACTACGCCGGTTACAAGAAACAGTTCCTCAACCTGTTCGGCTTCGAGCGCGCTGACGTCAACTACGACGAAGACGTAGCGACCGATGTGAAATTCGACTGCATCGAGCTGTAA
- a CDS encoding alpha/beta hydrolase family protein has protein sequence MSSLTQPATAFRQATVDGYSLGGFCWRHAHPDTTRPLVIINAATSVRCGYYSRFADYLFAQGCDVLTYDYRGIGESRPHTLRGFQASWSDWGRLDFEAMLAHAATHFPGQPVDVVGHSFGGCAVGLAPSAGRVRRVVMVGAQFAYWRDYAADQRWRLFGKWHVVMPLLTRAFGYFPGKRLGWLEDTPAGVVHDWTTRTPRYEQRPSGRGLATLPFSQVQAATLAISLTDDPFGTVAATERLLGYLPAAQRRHLRIAPVDISVDEIGHFAFFHDRFHESLWPIALQWLQQGGLADRVPGTTIS, from the coding sequence ATGAGCAGCCTCACCCAACCCGCCACCGCCTTTCGCCAGGCCACGGTCGACGGCTATAGCCTCGGCGGCTTCTGCTGGCGTCACGCCCACCCCGACACCACGCGCCCGCTGGTGATCATCAACGCGGCCACTTCGGTACGCTGCGGCTACTACTCGCGTTTTGCCGACTACCTGTTCGCCCAAGGCTGCGATGTACTGACCTACGACTATCGCGGGATCGGCGAATCACGTCCGCACACGCTGCGTGGCTTTCAGGCATCGTGGAGCGATTGGGGCAGGCTGGATTTCGAAGCCATGCTGGCGCACGCCGCCACGCATTTTCCAGGTCAGCCGGTGGACGTGGTGGGCCACAGTTTCGGGGGATGCGCCGTGGGCCTGGCGCCGTCAGCCGGGCGGGTACGGCGGGTGGTGATGGTCGGTGCGCAGTTCGCCTACTGGCGCGACTATGCCGCCGACCAGCGCTGGCGGCTGTTCGGCAAGTGGCATGTGGTGATGCCGTTGCTGACCCGTGCCTTTGGCTACTTCCCCGGCAAGCGCTTGGGTTGGCTGGAAGATACCCCGGCCGGGGTCGTACATGACTGGACCACGCGCACGCCACGCTATGAACAGCGCCCGAGTGGACGCGGCCTGGCGACACTGCCTTTCTCTCAGGTGCAGGCCGCGACCTTGGCCATCAGCCTGACCGACGATCCGTTTGGCACGGTGGCGGCGACCGAGCGTTTACTGGGGTATCTGCCTGCGGCGCAGCGGCGGCATTTGCGGATTGCGCCTGTGGATATCTCGGTCGATGAGATTGGCCATTTCGCGTTCTTCCATGATCGTTTTCACGAAAGCCTGTGGCCGATTGCGTTGCAGTGGTTGCAGCAGGGCGGGCTGGCAGATCGTGTGCCGGGGACGACGATCAGTTGA
- a CDS encoding HopJ type III effector protein: MTDLNTLRTSLASGQHAFADTLAFIAGNYSYQPQAFNNGGVENAAGQNEGSCKTLGLALLEGLSDQEALLAFGEHYRDVLATPEGSDHGNIRALIKHGLAGVKFAELPLSRKA, from the coding sequence GTGACTGATCTGAACACCCTGCGCACCAGCCTGGCCAGCGGCCAACACGCCTTTGCCGACACCCTGGCCTTCATCGCCGGCAACTACAGCTACCAGCCTCAGGCCTTCAACAACGGTGGCGTGGAAAATGCCGCCGGGCAGAACGAAGGCTCGTGCAAGACCCTCGGCCTGGCCCTGCTGGAAGGCCTGAGCGACCAGGAAGCGCTGTTGGCCTTCGGCGAGCACTACCGTGACGTGCTGGCCACGCCAGAGGGCAGTGACCATGGCAATATCCGTGCGCTGATCAAGCACGGGCTGGCTGGCGTGAAGTTCGCCGAGCTGCCGCTTTCGCGCAAGGCTTGA
- a CDS encoding DUF1244 domain-containing protein, giving the protein MTDQQQLELEAAAFRRLVEHLQKRTDVQNIDLMNLSGFCRNCLSKWYKAAADERQVDISLDDAREAVYGMPYAEWKAQYQKEASAEQQAAFEQGKPRD; this is encoded by the coding sequence ATGACTGATCAACAACAGCTTGAACTCGAAGCCGCCGCGTTCCGGCGCCTGGTCGAACACCTGCAGAAACGCACCGACGTGCAGAACATCGACCTGATGAACCTCTCCGGCTTCTGCCGCAACTGCCTGTCCAAGTGGTACAAGGCCGCCGCCGACGAGCGTCAGGTCGACATCAGCCTGGATGACGCCCGCGAAGCGGTGTACGGCATGCCCTACGCCGAGTGGAAAGCCCAATACCAGAAAGAAGCCAGCGCCGAGCAGCAAGCGGCGTTTGAACAAGGAAAACCTCGTGACTGA
- the folM gene encoding dihydromonapterin reductase codes for MNSPILVTGASQRVGLALALDLAQAGHTVVSASRSLQPQSAHPNIVQFQADLCVKADREALIDHLQRNYDGLRAIVHNASLWLDDDLDNLETMFRLHVEAPYHLNLALGELLNKVDKADIIHICDETSSRGSKGHIGYAATKAALQNMVLSFAEKYAPNVHVNGILPGLLILKEGGDEAYRQQTLKKALLEFEPGAGPLIETVKYLLASQYSTGSQVVINGGRHLKNRMI; via the coding sequence ATGAACAGCCCTATTCTCGTCACCGGCGCCAGCCAGCGCGTCGGGCTGGCCCTGGCCCTCGATCTGGCTCAGGCCGGCCATACGGTGGTCAGTGCCAGCCGCAGCCTGCAACCGCAGTCCGCGCACCCGAACATCGTGCAGTTCCAGGCCGACCTCTGCGTCAAAGCCGACCGTGAAGCGTTGATCGACCACCTGCAGCGCAACTACGACGGCCTGCGCGCGATCGTCCACAACGCCTCGCTGTGGCTCGACGACGACCTCGACAACCTCGAAACCATGTTCCGCCTGCACGTCGAAGCGCCGTACCACCTCAACCTGGCCCTCGGCGAGCTGCTGAACAAAGTCGACAAGGCCGACATCATCCACATCTGCGACGAAACTTCCTCGCGTGGCAGCAAAGGCCACATCGGCTACGCCGCGACCAAGGCCGCGCTGCAGAACATGGTGCTGTCGTTCGCCGAAAAATACGCGCCCAATGTACACGTCAACGGTATCCTGCCGGGCCTGCTGATCCTCAAGGAAGGCGGTGACGAGGCCTACCGCCAGCAGACCCTGAAAAAGGCCCTGCTGGAATTCGAACCCGGCGCCGGGCCACTGATCGAGACGGTGAAATACCTGCTCGCCAGCCAGTACAGCACCGGCAGCCAGGTGGTCATCAACGGTGGCCGCCACCTGAAGAACCGCATGATCTGA
- a CDS encoding antibiotic biosynthesis monooxygenase, with protein MSTPPVTLMVSRRAAHGRYQDLLAWLHEGEQLATDFPGYLGSGILAPPRDNDEFQIIFRFSDEPTLHAWEHSASRRAWLARGNGLFERPKERRVSGIDDWFGTNMVQKPPRWKQAVAIWLAFFPVSLLFNVLLGHWLATLELIPRVLLSTLALTPLMVYLFIPLSTRLLANWLHAAPAASAALRSR; from the coding sequence ATGTCTACCCCACCCGTCACCTTGATGGTATCGCGCCGCGCCGCCCATGGCCGCTACCAGGACCTGCTGGCCTGGCTGCACGAAGGCGAGCAGCTGGCCACCGACTTCCCCGGTTACCTCGGCTCGGGCATCCTCGCGCCGCCCCGCGACAACGACGAGTTCCAGATCATTTTCCGCTTCAGCGACGAACCCACCCTGCACGCCTGGGAGCATTCCGCCTCGCGCCGGGCCTGGCTCGCTCGCGGCAACGGCCTGTTCGAACGCCCCAAAGAGAGGCGCGTCAGCGGCATTGACGACTGGTTTGGCACCAACATGGTGCAAAAGCCGCCGCGCTGGAAGCAGGCCGTGGCCATCTGGCTGGCCTTCTTCCCGGTCTCGCTGCTGTTCAACGTCCTGTTGGGGCATTGGCTCGCGACGCTCGAGCTGATACCCCGGGTCTTGCTCAGCACGCTGGCCCTGACGCCGCTCATGGTCTACCTCTTCATCCCCCTGTCCACCCGCCTGCTTGCCAACTGGCTGCATGCCGCGCCAGCCGCCAGCGCGGCGCTGCGCAGCCGCTGA
- a CDS encoding MerR family transcriptional regulator, which produces MNKQGRNSDFEAGLQHQDLFPIREVSRLTGVNAVTLRAWERRYGLIQPTRTDSGHRLYSQADIEQVRSILGWLERGVAVSKVGGILARGQAVAQGVISADNRTHWQAQVRKAVNRFDAPSLDRLFDQVFAAIALDQVFGEVFLPVWHDLAAGHGAFGQASEWLFLDQFLRGRVFSRLQLSRQPHARHVLLAPLPGLCHELELLVTGLLLGGDDIGVSLLMPGQSLEELPLVCERLRPDALVLFANHSPTVELSKRLRRLGAALECPLLLAGEAAENAQDSFAGSPVACLGADGEVMRRRLRQYLAGQLDT; this is translated from the coding sequence ATGAACAAACAGGGACGTAATTCGGATTTTGAGGCAGGCCTGCAACACCAGGACCTGTTCCCGATCCGTGAAGTTTCGCGCCTGACCGGCGTCAACGCCGTGACCCTGCGTGCATGGGAGCGCCGCTACGGGCTGATCCAGCCGACACGCACCGACAGCGGCCACCGGCTGTATTCCCAGGCGGATATCGAACAGGTCCGGAGCATTCTGGGGTGGCTTGAACGAGGCGTTGCGGTCAGCAAGGTCGGGGGTATTCTTGCCCGCGGCCAGGCAGTTGCCCAGGGCGTGATTTCGGCTGATAACAGAACCCACTGGCAGGCCCAGGTGCGCAAGGCTGTTAATCGCTTCGACGCGCCGAGCCTGGACCGGCTGTTCGACCAAGTGTTCGCGGCAATCGCCCTGGACCAGGTGTTCGGCGAAGTGTTCTTGCCCGTCTGGCATGATCTGGCGGCGGGGCATGGGGCATTTGGCCAAGCCAGCGAGTGGTTGTTCCTCGACCAGTTCTTGCGTGGCCGGGTGTTCTCCCGGTTGCAGCTTTCTCGTCAGCCGCACGCCCGTCATGTGCTGCTGGCTCCCCTTCCAGGGCTGTGCCACGAGCTGGAACTGCTCGTGACCGGCTTGCTTCTGGGCGGTGATGACATTGGCGTGAGTCTGCTCATGCCCGGCCAGTCTTTGGAAGAATTGCCGCTGGTGTGTGAGCGCCTGCGGCCGGATGCGCTGGTGCTGTTTGCCAACCATTCGCCGACAGTCGAGTTGAGCAAGCGCCTGAGGCGCCTTGGCGCAGCCCTGGAATGCCCATTGCTATTGGCTGGCGAGGCGGCCGAAAACGCCCAGGACAGCTTTGCGGGTAGCCCGGTTGCGTGCCTGGGTGCGGACGGTGAGGTGATGCGGCGGCGCTTGCGACAGTATCTGGCCGGTCAACTCGATACCTGA
- a CDS encoding PAS domain S-box protein, whose amino-acid sequence MINAQLLQSMVDASNDGIVVAEQEGDDTILIYVNAAFERLTGYSRDEILYQDCRFLQADDRDQLGRARIRKALAEGRPCREILRNYRKDGSAFWNELSITPVRHDADQRTYFIGIQKNVSRQVELERELAEMHARRNSDERG is encoded by the coding sequence ATGATCAACGCGCAGCTGCTGCAATCGATGGTCGACGCCTCCAACGACGGGATCGTGGTCGCCGAACAGGAAGGCGACGACACCATCCTGATCTACGTGAATGCGGCCTTCGAACGCCTGACCGGCTATAGTCGAGACGAAATCCTCTATCAGGATTGCCGTTTCCTGCAGGCCGATGATCGCGATCAGCTGGGTCGGGCACGCATTCGCAAAGCCTTGGCCGAAGGCCGCCCCTGCCGTGAAATCCTGCGTAATTACCGCAAGGATGGCAGCGCGTTCTGGAACGAATTGTCGATCACCCCGGTGAGGCACGATGCCGATCAACGCACTTATTTCATCGGTATCCAGAAAAACGTCAGCCGCCAGGTCGAACTTGAGCGCGAACTGGCCGAAATGCACGCTCGTCGGAATTCCGACGAACGCGGCTGA
- a CDS encoding flavodoxin, which yields MKVAIISGSVYGTAEEVARHAESLLKAAGFEAWHAARASQQDLEGFAPEALLAVTSTTGMGELPDNLMPLFSSIRDTLPAAWRGLPGAVIALGDSSYGDTYCGGGEQMRELFAELGVREVLPMLKLDASETVTPEADAEPWLAELAQALKA from the coding sequence ATGAAAGTTGCCATTATTTCCGGCTCGGTGTACGGCACCGCCGAAGAAGTCGCCCGCCATGCGGAGTCGTTGCTCAAGGCTGCAGGCTTTGAAGCCTGGCACGCTGCCCGTGCTAGCCAGCAGGATCTCGAGGGTTTTGCCCCTGAAGCGTTGCTCGCGGTGACTTCGACCACCGGTATGGGAGAGTTGCCGGATAACCTGATGCCGCTGTTCAGCAGCATTCGCGATACCCTGCCAGCGGCCTGGCGTGGGCTGCCTGGCGCGGTGATTGCCCTGGGTGACTCCAGCTATGGCGATACCTATTGCGGCGGCGGTGAGCAGATGCGCGAACTGTTTGCCGAGCTGGGGGTGCGCGAAGTGCTGCCGATGCTGAAGCTCGATGCCAGTGAGACCGTGACGCCAGAGGCTGATGCCGAGCCTTGGCTGGCAGAGCTTGCTCAAGCACTGAAAGCCTGA
- a CDS encoding LysR family transcriptional regulator, with product MEFKQLRSFIEVVHRGGFTQAAQTLHISQSAVSKQVAQLEQDVGQPLLERQASQLHLTAAGRIVLARGEALLRERQALLSELDDLSQMARGELRLGLPMLGSDTLFAWLFAEYRRRHPNIAIQLLEGGSRSVEQAVRNGELELGGSLTPSDPAFEYQPFCNEPLDALLPAGHALAALDQVSLKQLADTPFLLYQRSFVLNDRLLKACQQQGFTPKEGGRSGQADFLVALVAAGQGVVLLPRVVAKALERPGVVRLPLKAPTDLRWDIAFIWRRGAYLSRAAQAWLELLREETPQAFSA from the coding sequence ATGGAATTCAAACAGCTGCGCAGCTTCATCGAAGTGGTCCATCGCGGCGGCTTTACCCAAGCCGCCCAGACCCTGCATATCAGCCAGTCCGCCGTGAGCAAGCAGGTCGCCCAGCTGGAGCAAGATGTGGGCCAGCCACTACTCGAGCGTCAGGCCTCACAGCTGCATCTGACGGCGGCCGGGCGCATCGTGCTGGCGCGCGGCGAAGCCCTGCTGCGCGAGCGTCAGGCACTGCTCAGCGAGCTCGACGACCTTAGCCAGATGGCGCGCGGCGAGTTGCGCCTGGGTTTGCCGATGCTGGGCAGCGATACCTTGTTCGCCTGGCTGTTCGCCGAATACCGCAGGCGTCATCCGAACATCGCCATTCAGCTGCTTGAAGGCGGCAGCCGTAGCGTCGAACAAGCGGTGAGGAATGGCGAGCTGGAGCTGGGCGGAAGCCTCACCCCGAGCGACCCGGCGTTCGAGTACCAGCCGTTCTGCAATGAACCGCTGGATGCCCTGCTGCCGGCCGGGCATGCGCTGGCCGCGCTGGACCAAGTAAGTCTGAAGCAGCTGGCGGATACACCGTTCCTGCTATACCAGCGCAGCTTCGTGCTCAACGACCGCTTGCTCAAGGCTTGCCAGCAGCAAGGTTTCACCCCGAAGGAAGGTGGCCGCAGCGGCCAGGCGGACTTCCTGGTGGCGCTGGTCGCGGCCGGCCAGGGCGTGGTGCTGCTGCCCCGTGTGGTGGCAAAAGCGCTGGAGCGCCCCGGGGTGGTGCGCTTGCCGCTGAAGGCGCCGACGGATCTACGCTGGGATATCGCCTTCATCTGGCGGCGTGGAGCTTACCTGTCGCGCGCCGCGCAGGCCTGGCTGGAGTTACTGCGGGAGGAAACGCCTCAGGCTTTCAGTGCTTGA
- a CDS encoding CidA/LrgA family protein, which produces MKPALLKKPLRLLAELAVLLALFLVGGQLAAWLGWPIPGGVMGLGLLLLLFACGAIKPATLQLGAGWLMAEMLLFFIPALMSLLDYGSLVRSEGWRILLVIAVSTLMVMVVTAVTVELACRWRLRHEP; this is translated from the coding sequence ATGAAACCTGCACTACTGAAAAAGCCCCTGCGCCTGCTCGCCGAGCTGGCGGTCCTGCTTGCCTTGTTCCTGGTCGGTGGCCAACTGGCCGCATGGCTAGGCTGGCCGATCCCCGGTGGGGTGATGGGCCTGGGCCTGCTGTTGCTACTGTTCGCCTGTGGTGCAATCAAGCCGGCCACCTTGCAACTGGGCGCCGGCTGGCTGATGGCGGAAATGCTGTTGTTCTTCATCCCGGCGCTGATGAGCCTGCTCGATTACGGCAGCCTGGTGCGCAGCGAAGGTTGGCGCATCCTACTGGTCATCGCCGTGAGTACCCTGATGGTCATGGTGGTTACTGCCGTGACCGTGGAACTGGCCTGCCGCTGGAGGCTGCGCCATGAGCCTTGA